In the Nicotiana tabacum cultivar K326 chromosome 16, ASM71507v2, whole genome shotgun sequence genome, one interval contains:
- the LOC107794989 gene encoding uncharacterized protein LOC107794989 — protein MIVFFKQQSRFGSSSFRSTLEKSLKKPATQDEVFEHTHMKKLKDGTKTTWIEPQAETTYNTFKQSLEEFIQIQPIDNQGKPIQPSQENYMDLWIKAASSVHKERVYGLGSEFSSSRRSFGSGGSSSSRSSINQDKFELLNRRIAEITELYAQERAAREEEAK, from the exons ATGATCGTGTTCTTTAAACAACAATCAAGGTTTGGCAGTTCATCTTTCAGATCCACCTTA GAAAAGTCTTTAAAAAAACCAGCTACTCAAGATGAGGTATTTGAGCATACACatatgaagaagctaaaggatGGAACAAAGACAACGTGGATCGAGCCACAAGCCGAGACAACCTAT AATACTTTCAAACAATCCTTGGAGGAGTTCATTCAAATCCAACCAATTGATAATCAAGGAAAGCCAATCCAACCATCCCAGGAGAATTATATGGACTTGTGGATTAAGGCGGCTAGTAGCGTACATAAGGAAAGAGTTTACGGCCTTGGATCAGAGTTTAGTTCTAGTCGTCGGTCTTTTGGATCTGGTGGCTCTTCTTCCTCAAGGTCCTCGATTAATCAGGATAAGTTTGAGCTATTGAATAGAAGAATAGCAGAGATCACTGAGTTGTATGCACAGGAAAGGGCTGCGCGGGAGGAGGAGGCAAAGTGA